The DNA segment CGATTCCAGCTCAGCCTCGATCGCTTCGATAATCCGCTCCACATCCGTGGCATTCATCACCGTGGCGCAGGGAATGCCAGCGATGGCAATCAGGGTTTCACCACTCTCTCGGTCAAACAGGCGCGCAATCAGGCTGCCGGGTGCGTCCATGCTGCCTTCAAAACCGACCGGATGAAAATGCCAGCGCATCAACTGACATGCGTTGGGGAACGTCACTTTGTTCATGTGGCCCACCTT comes from the Pseudomonas shahriarae genome and includes:
- a CDS encoding DUF1652 domain-containing protein produces the protein MNKVGHMNKVTFPNACQLMRWHFHPVGFEGSMDAPGSLIARLFDRESGETLIAIAGIPCATVMNATDVERIIEAIEAELESFVRPKLLQA